From Strongyloides ratti genome assembly S_ratti_ED321, scaffold srae_chrx_scaffold0000002:
tttaattcttttttagttaatggagcatttgttaaattttttgtttctaCTTCAAAAATTCTATAAACAAGAGCattcttattattttcacttaatactttttttgcaacatttaacattttattatgaaaattttttgaaaacatATGATCTACATCACCtataagaatatatttactatatgaaaattttcttgCAACATTTCGTAAAATATTAACAGGATAATTACTCATTTTAGTAGCAATTTCACTTTCATTTGCAAGTTTTTTTGTACATATTGCTTTTGAATAAGTAATTGgatatttataacaaatactttttaatgtgtgtgaaaataaataagtatCAATTgtattgtttattaaatttttataaacaaaatgaaCTGATAATTTATTGGATTTCcctataatttcttttattttacaatatgTACATATTGTTTCAAATGTATAAGTAAATGATGAAGTTAAATATACAGCTAATGAAATATATCCTTCCCAATTTTGTAAATGATTTTTGagtttatcaaatttttgatCACTACTAATATGTAGAAtaagtataatattattatcgtAACTATagttattacttttaataatattaggtaaaatttgaaaatttttatagtttgtAAAAGTTAATCTTCaatgattaataaaataaatattaataataataaaacatacaAAGATTTATCAAATTCTTCTGTATACTTTATTTCTGAACATTCATATGGTAtcttataattaatataatagtaaaaaataaaacttagaAAGACAAGTGTTAGAAAAAATACTTtcaattttaacatttattaactatataaataataataataaattttatttttctactaataaatatataaaatatataaatttaaaatgatattaaaatcatgcaaaaaattataacatatttaaatcaattttgttatattattataataaaataataagattaTACTATTACGTTTATAAAAGTTCATaccatttaatatttataacaaaacaatttacattttaaaataaaaaatattttatcacatTATGGATCATCATATAATAATtcaaattactttttaaaacatactTATATTGACGTAGTAATATTCTATTATCTAATattcataattattaaaatattatactagCAAAATTTAAGTGTATAgtctaatattatttataaaaaattacaatttttaattagacatatttttttttttgacaacaATGTATTTtgtagaaataatattataaagtagtaataataattattttcacaACATTAAAAAGTAACATTAAATAGAATTCTGTACACAtattataagataaaaaaactttttgaatttaatataaaaaatgttttgaataatatataaaatttatatggtTGTAAAAAACAGAAATTTATGATACAAAAGATATTTGCAATTaagattaataatattagagtatttaaatattgtcaAATATCTCTTAGTcattcaatattttaaaattattcaaatttaaaacaattagtAATAAATAGTTTACATTTTAATGAGATGatctaatttttaataaatttattatattattaaaaaatatttcagtCTTTACATGTTATTTATTCTTgaaataaatacaataaaaaaaaatactatttgtaagaaaaaaaattccaattaaatttttttaaatatactttttaactttgttttaaaaaaatacaattttgtagaagcttattttttttttgttattgaaataaaaaaaaatatttaaagctTATGTCAATAAAAATCAAGATTATTTGACAgatgaatattaaaataggatgatattattattaaaaatataccagtttttttaatatattcatataaattacgattttaaaaattttacttaggattgtattaatatatacatatgtatttgaattaaaaaggtaaaatttattatttatacatgCTTAATAATTGTCATATATCTTgctaatttttcaaaataaataatttaatttgtaacagagtaatttttatttaaaatgtttttaattttcagttaaataaaagttaatgttaacaaataatggtaaaaaaaattaattttaataaaaatactttatcaatattgttgaatttaaaatatatacaaatttaaatgaatctttatctaaaaatattgtatcgcgccatttaaaataatgtataaaaattaataaataatataagatatttataaaaaaataattttttaattctaataattatcttcaatttattgtaataaatgaaaaatattgttttaaaacataaattaatatattaatgttttatttttttataaataattaattaaaatgtaatacattttatagttatattatttagttaaaaaatacttaaataaaaaatatgatcttacttttttttctataactattttactttataaaatttgttttctctttaataaatgtgttttgtcatattaaaaaaagattgaaAATACATAAACTAAGAagttaaaagtaaattatattagtaatattttaacaattatattgACTTTCAAACAAAGTAATAATTGTCATAAACTTGATATAACttatatattacaaatattaaaagattaatatttgtttacaggaagtaatttatttaacacaattttaataaaatatttgtttatagttttaaagaattataCAAATTGTTATGAAACAATgtgaataataaaagataaaaatttataaaataaataataaaaatttttcttacttCTTATTTTAATGCAATATGTTGttctttaacaaaaaaagttactattcgttttattgtaaaatttgtaataatataatatttataaaaaaagaattaaaaaaaaataaatgtaacaAAAAAGCGAGTGACTAcatatcttcattttattaaatttcttttgttgaaaaaaaaataagtatttcacttctatataataataaaacaatttttaattaaataataaaagatttctTCTTACCATAGATTATTATGCAATAAGTTGacatttgattaaaaaaaatttattgttcaaaattaccaaaaatattatcaactTTTAATTCctcaatattaaaataataattaaaattaattaaatttttttatcattgtaaaaatattcctTAATCTCTTcactttttttatctttaaaaatattatattttcaaaatgagattatttcattaaataaatgaacttaaatattatttctttttgtttttttttattattacaaaaaaaattattatatgtaattaaagaaacattactacattttttatatattaatttattaatatttaataattttaacaagaaaacattttttataaatttttgattaataaaataaaaaaagtaaaagtaaTTACACTTtgaatgttataaaatattagtagaaattaataaaaatatagacTTATATATTTGATGTTAGCATTTATGAGAGCAAAAAAACagcattattaaattataatttattaacttaaaatttatgtGGCTACCTAAAATagttcaaaaaaaaagaaatatataaaaattattatttttattatttacaagttttttttgataaactatgtttttaaaactgaattttataaaagtaaaaatatatatatttttgatcaatttaaattttatgtattttattctttaaaagaCTAAATacctaaaaatttaatattcttttataagaTATGTAGGACGTGACAGAAATTAAATCCTACTATTCTTACTtgctttataaaaaaaatttttaatctaatttataaaattgttttttaataatttattaaataaactttaaaagataaaaaaatttatttcattaatatgaattaaattaaatattacatttttttaatgccattttataataatattttattagagataataaaatgatgattttaattgtaaaattatttttataaatttgtatatatttttaagtttaaatcattaactattttttcaaattttttatcaatatcatttgtaagactttttaattttgcttcaatatcttttttatttaccaaaaaattaaacttgtAAAGccaattttcataaaaatattcattattacattttgatatattaaatgtatttaaatatattacttgTTTCCATGAACCAAAATCATTTGAATTAATagcacttttttttaatccatGTAACATAAAATCATTTTCACTAAATTGATTATCAATTAACCATACATCTCGGACCCATTTTcttttagataattttttgattatttttattttaccattatctaaataatattcattatcattataattatttgtttttataaaataattattcataaaatattttatacatgcTACATAACGTTCTGTGTCATAAAATGATTTACTTTTATACCAAATTTCATTACATATAAATGtaccatttttataatttttaggaatatattttaataaataaggATGTAATGCTACATTATCACTACCTGTAAAACTATTtggtatatatttttcaaattcagcccattttaataataatttacgtgtatatatactatttcttataaaataagatCCAGCTGATATttcataattaaatatacgttcctcaaataatatttcttcatTTCCAACAGGTAAATACTTAGTTAAATTATGTATTGGATTAATTACACCAATATCTGCATCAATgaataaaacatattttgaGTATGGTATAACCTCTTGTAagtaatatgataaaaaacaatgtcttttaaacataaaatcAATTTGGTtacattttgataatatatttttataattatttatattaactgttataaaattatatccaTGCATAAGTGAATAGCACTTAGTTGTTTGAAAGGCTAATtcataatttgataaatctTCTGTATTTACAATTGATATAAtggtaatattataaatattaggtttcacttcaattttattagatttaacaattaaaaaaatttttttgtcatcttttttaagaaataaatatattccatataatataaatattaataaaaaatatgttgttAAAATAGACAttctttttgtaaatttcatttttagacaaaataaaaacttagaaaaaaaaaatttttatatatatataaatatatacatgtaCAACTTACAGATAaagcaataaaaattataaaaaaatgtaacgtatgaaaatatattttttaaaaataaacaatttttttttccatttataaaaaaaaaaaactttttcaaataacaatattagatatttttaatatttagttaaaaaaaagtgtataatattatttaattttacattagTTGTTGCTTAGAtgtttctttatatatattatatataagtaatttatatctaaaaatatatttgtaatagatatataatatttataattattttttttttcttaaaataagaaaattgtagacaatataattattataataaataatataaatatatatattaatgtatatatggatatttaattaatatcaaCCTTTTTGaactaatttttcatttcatacaaatattataattattatattcaaatttaaaatacgTTAATCAGCTTTGCAAATATAGATGTACaagttatgataaaaaaatatacatatatgtaaataaatgcttatagaattttaaataatcgtTAAAAATACCTTTATGTTGATTTGATTATTCttatcaatattaataaaatattaataaatgaaaaaatcttagtttttttttaacttattaaattctagtttataaaaaatataatacatgcaatataatatttattattttttttaaaaagtttttttttccattcacttatattaatttatttaatttttattacacacaaacaatttttaattttctatacaatttatttaagatttataaaaacataaaatatcatttttttatatgtacttttttaaaagttcaattttttaaattgttgtaaaaaacaataaaaataagcaataataataaattgataactattatttaaagataaataaaataaacgaaacaaaaatatttatataaaattatttaaaaaaaatggcgATAAATAAACAGTTAACAtactaatttattattaacaaagcatatttttttaaaattatgagTCCAAATATTGTATACCATgacaacaaaaaatttttcctatttctacaataatatatttatgtagttaaaagaaaaacttttgtaatattattgcATTTAACAATATTGTATACCAAtaattatgtttttataaataaaaataaatataaaaaattaaattattgtaatatctttgaataaattttttttttttgcttttgCAAACGTAATCCATGCTTGCGAAAGTTAAacaaaaatgtaaaaattttttattttttttatcaatcttattaaatgaattttttctctgacacattaatatttttcttattatcattaaagtTGTTATCTTCAATACTATTTATTGATGGGTTATTTTGAGTtacttctaaaaataattacatatattatattattttcaaaaaaaattttttttatattaataacataCCCTCATTATTAAGTAACTCTGCTAATCTTTTACTAAATTCgagtactttttttttcttaaagaTTGTTTCTTCATCAACAAAATTACATTCACTTTTAAGAGAATTAGctttatataatatcttatttttagCAATCGTACATTTTTCTtcataaaaacttttatcttCAAATTGTTCAGTTATTGATGTATTTCTTTGAAGTTTAATAACACTAAAAGTATGTTCTTTTGGTTcatcatttataattatatgtgatgtatcaatattattttccgGTTTATTTTCACTTAATGTAGTTATTTtactatcttttttttctctttcatttaatttgttTGAAAAACTATTTAATGTTGTAGTATCattaatacatatttttttatcatttaattcattaaaatgTGAAATATCAATTGTTGGAGATTTTACAAAATGTTTGTCTAaagtattttcttttttattttttgaataatcaGGAGTTTTTGTATCAgcaaaaaattgatattcaTTGATTAAATCatcttttgttattttaaagtcatatatattatcatgaATAAATGATTTTCTTCTCGTTCTAAAAGTAGAAAAAGTCTCATCAAAAGTATCTAAATTTTCTTCATTGTTGATATCATTTTCaatagataatatttttgccttttcatcaaaactttttttattaataatatctaATTGTTGAGATATTTCAATTGTACTAGGAGCACAAACAGTAATGGAACGTTGTCTAGAATTTGCTTCCAAATTTCCatcattttctaaataaactttagaaattttaaaattttttggaGCTGCTTTTTTTagtgtttttttaatattattttcaatattaacattattattattattagtattattttgaatTGAAGGTTCAGTATATGTTTGTGATTTTGTCATTGTCAAAGAACGTTTTTGtgttaattttatacatgtataataattgtttattttattttctatgtTCATAACTGTTATCGTATCAAGAATTTGACATTCTTTAATGAATTTACCAAAATCTTTgttaaatacattaaaaaatgtttcataattatttgttataatgTGATGAGAAATATTATCCCTgtcaaattttatacaatatggatttgaagaaaataaattggGTGTAAATTCTTCAAATAACATTGCAATGATACTTTTttcattagaaaaatttccatcttcataagatattttattttttaattcatttactgataaatttaatttaccctcagtaaaaatattccaaATGACATGTTTTTCTTTCtctatattttgtttaaaagcTGGAATAACAAATGATTCTTGTAATAAATTATCCTCACTAATACTTTCTAATGAaagcatttttttattgactttattttttatattttttataaattttatttgttcttGTTTTATTGAATTATCTTCAAATGaatatcttattttaattgGTAAACATTTTGTTGGCAAATTTTCAATCTTTGAAATAATAGctttcaaaattaaaacaatttttccactagaagttttattaattaccTTAGTATTAACGAGTGATTTTACAACTCTCTCTGGAACACATGATTTAACAGTTGAAATAATAAGTGCTTGTTGTTTCTTATAAGTAAAAAGAGTATGAAATATTCTGTCATCTATactaattgttttaattactttaacAATTACAAATTGTgcatttttatcattaacaaatttatcaTCTACTTTccattcttttaatattctaaaaaatgCAGGAGAAAGTATAGGAATAACACGATCAGTCTTCATACcataatttgattttttttcattaattttaaatttattatcaacgTAAAATTCTTCACAACCATTATTCATttcttcattttctttttctatttttctatatttttggtgtatttttgcaatttttatatacctttcaagttgtaatattatttgatgcTTTAACTTAATATCAATATCAAAATCTTTTATCAAACGATTTGCTACTTCAATACACTTTTCATTTTCCCAATCAAATGTACAAAGTGAAATGATTGTAGGTGAttctaaatatttctttctacttttatttgaaatatcaCTAATTTCCAATGTCAATATCGTTTCATCAGATAAAAGATATTCTTCATAACAACATGCTTTAATTTTGATAtcataattttgataatcaAAGAAAAATTGATCTTGTAAAATTTCATCGATTTCCCATCTTTCATTTCGTCTATTACGAATACATCtttcaataataattttgacatcatcatatatatttttaatcctAAACAAACAAAGTGGTTTAATATTTCTAGTTACCAAGTGAATTAATTCATTTGGCTTGCGACATTCTTGATATGGATATTCACCTGTAACCATTTCCAATAAACACATCCCAAAAGCATATATATCAACACCTTCATCATATTTTCCACTAAACATTTCTGGTGCCATAAATTCAGGTGTACCTATATAAtataagtattattttatcattttcaaacCTACCATTGACTGATTGATCTATAGAATTGCCCTTAAATGCAGTTAATCCAAGATCacaaattttaacaatatcaCTTCTTTTATCATAAAGAATATTATCACATTTTAAATCACGATGAAGAATAACTGGATCATGAGTatgaagatattttaaaccatttaaaatttgttttccCCATGTTTTTATAGAACTTTTTGATACAAATTCCAAAGatgttatataattttttaaagaaccattatcaaaatattccGTAATCATTACAATATTTGTCTCTATGACACCCTCAATTTTATATTCccaataatttaataatggaAGAATATTTTGATGAGATAATAAACTAAGTATATATATCTCTtctctaatttttttaattttgtctggaaataaattattttttgtttcacACCATGcaacataaatttttgaatttttatcataacctttataaactttttttaatgatccGTTACCAATTTCTTCgttaaattgaaaatatttaccaTCAGGTGAACAGtcaataacttttaaatctatatataaaaattaaaataattttactaaaaaaaaacaaaaaaatttacctaATCCTGCCTCAAGTGTTGTCAAAATAcgattatttaattttttttcattgtcTTTATTTTCTCTTGTTAATATTATACCTTCTTTTCTAGGTAGTTTgctttcatttttttcattagaTTGTTtcctaaaatttttaattaattataaaattaaataaatttactcagaatttttttttttttcatcagaTGTTATTACATTAGATGGTATCAATGGTAGTTCATACTTTTGATTTGGTAAAGaacctaaaaataaatttatattttttatatt
This genomic window contains:
- a CDS encoding N-acetyllactosaminide beta-1,3-N-acetylglucosaminyltransferase, whose translation is MFKRHCFLSYYLQEVIPYSKYVLFIDADIGVINPIHNLTKYLPVGNEEILFEERIFNYEISAGSYFIRNSIYTRKLLLKWAEFEKYIPNSFTGSDNVALHPYLLKYIPKNYKNGTFICNEIWYKSKSFYDTERYVACIKYFMNNYFIKTNNYNDNEYYLDNGKIKIIKKLSKRKWVRDVWLIDNQFSENDFMLHGLKKSAINSNDFGSWKQIPYECSEIKYTEEFDKSLLTFTNYKNFQILPNIIKSNNYSYDNNIILILHISSDQKFDKLKNHLQNWEGYISLAVYLTSSFTYTFETICTYCKIKEIIGKSNKLSVHFVYKNLINNTIDTYLFSHTLKSICYKYPITYSKAICTKKLANESEIATKMSNYPVNILRNVARKFSYSKYILIGDVDHMFSKNFHNKMLNVAKKVLSENNKNALVYRIFEVETKNLTNAPLTKKELKKQLLLKKAFIFHHTYKGAHSISRLDEWLSIEDQETPDIQFEAIYDRFKWEPQFVSLSNIPYHDETFPYPNRDNTVLRWEMCRSGYKFLVVNDVFMFHLGFKENGESKAVSIARYLTRNQLNKSLEKFKKLMDIKYPSTAKKCPISN
- a CDS encoding WNK homolog is translated as MTTQERDDIKSNCLLQNSKYNSSVVINKTIEGSAVSNNINEIKKKNDSFKKFDFTLFNKNNAISAEKKREYWRKNSKMHLEKSVVALDIVHDGIHWMNENKNLLNCNYTEVEPLNNKDSISFLNEKAPDNMGYSNNIKYDNCCERENSLKFGSLPNQKYELPLIPSNVITSDEKKKNSEKQSNEKNESKLPRKEGIILTRENKDNEKKLNNRILTTLEAGLDLKVIDCSPDGKYFQFNEEIGNGSLKKVYKGYDKNSKIYVAWCETKNNLFPDKIKKIREEIYILSLLSHQNILPLLNYWEYKIEGVIETNIVMITEYFDNGSLKNYITSLEFVSKSSIKTWGKQILNGLKYLHTHDPVILHRDLKCDNILYDKRSDIVKICDLGLTAFKGNSIDQSVNGTPEFMAPEMFSGKYDEGVDIYAFGMCLLEMVTGEYPYQECRKPNELIHLVTRNIKPLCLFRIKNIYDDVKIIIERCIRNRRNERWEIDEILQDQFFFDYQNYDIKIKACCYEEYLLSDETILTLEISDISNKSRKKYLESPTIISLCTFDWENEKCIEVANRLIKDFDIDIKLKHQIILQLERYIKIAKIHQKYRKIEKENEEMNNGCEEFYVDNKFKINEKKSNYGMKTDRVIPILSPAFFRILKEWKVDDKFVNDKNAQFVIVKVIKTISIDDRIFHTLFTYKKQQALIISTVKSCVPERVVKSLVNTKVINKTSSGKIVLILKAIISKIENLPTKCLPIKIRYSFEDNSIKQEQIKFIKNIKNKVNKKMLSLESISEDNLLQESFVIPAFKQNIEKEKHVIWNIFTEGKLNLSVNELKNKISYEDGNFSNEKSIIAMLFEEFTPNLFSSNPYCIKFDRDNISHHIITNNYETFFNVFNKDFGKFIKECQILDTITVMNIENKINNYYTCIKLTQKRSLTMTKSQTYTEPSIQNNTNNNNNVNIENNIKKTLKKAAPKNFKISKVYLENDGNLEANSRQRSITVCAPSTIEISQQLDIINKKSFDEKAKILSIENDINNEENLDTFDETFSTFRTRRKSFIHDNIYDFKITKDDLINEYQFFADTKTPDYSKNKKENTLDKHFVKSPTIDISHFNELNDKKICINDTTTLNSFSNKLNEREKKDSKITTLSENKPENNIDTSHIIINDEPKEHTFSVIKLQRNTSITEQFEDKSFYEEKCTIAKNKILYKANSLKSECNFVDEETIFKKKKVLEFSKRLAELLNNEEVTQNNPSINSIEDNNFNDNKKNINVSEKKFI